From the genome of Cognaticolwellia beringensis, one region includes:
- a CDS encoding bifunctional allantoicase/(S)-ureidoglycine aminohydrolase: MSDKHTYYAPTGGLPPQTQLISDRAIFTESYAIIPKRVLTDIVISYLPFWEKMRMWVIARPLSGFSETFSQYIVEVGAGGGSETPELDEAAEAVLFVVEGEMDVNIEGTHHHLETGGYAYLPPGCKWTLKNNSNANVKFHWIRKAYQFVDGIDAPEAFVTSDNDVEGIEMPNTGGVWKTTRFTEQSDMRHDMHVNIVTFEPGGVIPFDETHVMEHGLYVLEGKAVYHLNGEWVEVEAGDFMWLRAFCPQSCYAGGPGPFRYLLYKDVNRHMPFIRPKN; encoded by the coding sequence ATGTCAGATAAACATACATATTATGCACCAACAGGTGGTTTGCCACCACAAACTCAATTGATTTCGGATAGAGCAATTTTCACCGAATCTTATGCCATTATTCCTAAACGTGTTTTAACTGATATTGTTATCAGTTATTTACCTTTTTGGGAAAAAATGCGCATGTGGGTTATCGCTCGACCATTAAGTGGATTTTCAGAAACATTTTCTCAATATATTGTAGAAGTCGGTGCTGGTGGTGGTTCTGAAACCCCTGAACTAGACGAAGCGGCTGAAGCTGTTCTTTTCGTTGTTGAAGGTGAGATGGATGTCAACATTGAAGGGACTCATCATCATTTGGAAACGGGTGGTTACGCCTATTTACCACCTGGTTGTAAGTGGACACTGAAAAATAATAGCAATGCCAACGTAAAGTTTCATTGGATCCGTAAAGCTTATCAGTTTGTTGATGGCATTGATGCTCCTGAAGCTTTTGTTACAAGTGATAATGACGTTGAAGGCATTGAAATGCCAAATACTGGTGGCGTGTGGAAAACTACCCGCTTTACTGAGCAATCAGATATGCGCCATGACATGCACGTTAATATTGTAACCTTTGAACCCGGTGGTGTTATTCCATTTGATGAAACGCATGTAATGGAACATGGTCTCTATGTGCTAGAAGGGAAAGCGGTATATCACTTGAACGGAGAGTGGGTTGAAGTAGAGGCAGGTGATTTTATGTGGTTACGCGCTTTTTGCCCACAATCTTGTTATGCCGGCGGACCAGGTCCGTTTAGATACTTACTTTACAAAGACGTAAATAGACATATGCCATTTATACGCCCTAAAAACTAG
- a CDS encoding NCS1 family nucleobase:cation symporter-1: protein MSKPEHYISNDNNLCNEALAPVPLNKRTWGWFEVSNIWANDIQSLFGYTLVASLFITYGVSGWTAFSALLVSGMFVMYLVNISGKPGVEHGIPFPVFARASMGVHGAKLPAILRAVVAVFWYGVQTYFASTALTLLINTIIGGSSTTEILGLTPVGWISFLLVWAFQIYIFNRGMNWVSKFLNIAGPFVYIVMIGLLIILWQKSEGQLLHAAGTLFAQKDATLSSEFNGFIAIVGTMIAYFSAVMINFSDFSRYAKSESAMLKGNLVGLPANMILFSALALLITAGGAVVYGENLTNPTDIVAQTDSAILSIIAAITFFAATVGINLVANFIPAVNGIANLAPQKISFCKAGMITSMFALVIGGLWVNLISEIGISGFVNTLGATLAPLYGIIITDYYLIKRQKLNIDDLYSDDSNGAYAYKNGWNDKGVIAFALAALFSIATVWLDSLSFLSGYAWVIGAILGAIIYKVLSLKKSEPVIELV, encoded by the coding sequence ATGTCAAAACCTGAACATTATATCTCTAATGATAACAACCTATGCAATGAAGCTTTAGCTCCAGTACCATTAAATAAGCGAACATGGGGATGGTTTGAAGTTTCTAATATTTGGGCTAACGATATTCAAAGCTTGTTTGGCTACACGCTAGTAGCCTCTTTATTTATTACTTATGGTGTTAGTGGTTGGACCGCATTTTCTGCATTGTTGGTCTCTGGAATGTTTGTTATGTATCTAGTAAACATATCCGGTAAACCAGGGGTAGAACATGGTATTCCTTTTCCTGTATTCGCTCGTGCAAGTATGGGTGTTCATGGTGCAAAATTACCGGCAATTTTACGTGCTGTAGTCGCTGTTTTTTGGTATGGGGTACAAACCTACTTCGCATCTACTGCATTAACTTTATTGATTAATACAATCATAGGTGGCAGTTCTACTACTGAAATTCTTGGGTTAACGCCAGTTGGTTGGATTTCCTTTTTGCTAGTTTGGGCATTTCAAATTTATATTTTCAATCGCGGTATGAATTGGGTTAGCAAGTTCCTTAATATTGCAGGTCCATTTGTTTATATTGTTATGATTGGATTGTTAATTATTTTATGGCAGAAGTCAGAAGGGCAACTATTACATGCAGCAGGTACACTTTTCGCTCAAAAAGACGCCACTCTAAGCTCTGAATTTAATGGTTTCATTGCTATTGTAGGTACTATGATTGCGTATTTTTCTGCCGTTATGATTAATTTCAGTGATTTCTCTCGCTATGCAAAAAGCGAATCAGCCATGCTCAAAGGAAACTTAGTTGGCCTACCAGCTAATATGATTCTTTTCTCAGCCTTGGCACTATTAATTACTGCTGGCGGTGCTGTGGTATATGGTGAGAATCTCACTAATCCGACCGATATTGTTGCACAGACTGACAGCGCAATTTTAAGTATCATTGCTGCTATCACGTTCTTTGCTGCCACGGTAGGAATTAACTTGGTTGCCAACTTTATTCCTGCGGTTAACGGTATTGCCAACTTAGCACCACAAAAAATATCGTTTTGTAAAGCGGGCATGATCACCTCTATGTTTGCTCTAGTCATCGGTGGATTATGGGTCAATCTTATCAGTGAAATAGGCATTAGCGGTTTTGTAAATACACTGGGTGCAACACTTGCTCCGCTGTATGGCATTATAATCACAGATTACTATTTGATAAAACGTCAGAAACTTAATATCGATGATTTATACAGCGATGATAGTAACGGCGCTTATGCCTATAAAAATGGCTGGAATGATAAAGGTGTTATAGCGTTTGCTTTAGCTGCTTTATTCTCAATAGCCACTGTATGGCTTGATTCACTGAGCTTTTTATCAGGTTATGCTTGGGTAATTGGCGCAATACTCGGTGCAATTATTTACAAGGTATTATCACTAAAAAAAAGTGAGCCTGTAATAGAATTAGTGTAA
- a CDS encoding NAD-dependent malic enzyme, protein MSDYKNSNYLYIPYSGPSLLEAPLLNKGSAFTERERNSFNLLGLLPPRYETIDEQVERAYMQYKSFDEPINKHIYLRAIQDNNETLFFHLLQSHIEEMLPIIYTPTVGDACEKFSDIYRSSRGLFISYEDRHMIDDILRNSTKQNVKVIVVTDGERILGLGDQGIGGMGIPIGKLSLYTACGGISPAYTLPVMLDVGTNNKKLLNDPMYMGAKHERIGQQEYDEFLDLFIQATQRRWPKVMIQFEDFAQPNAMPLLNRYRDQICCFNDDIQGTASVTLGTILAACRTRGSKLSDMKVVFVGGGSAGCGIAEMLIKQMRIEGLSDTNARKQVFMVDRDGLLTQGMNDLRDFQSALKQPLSAIVDWQYSREYASLIDVINCAKPDILVGVSGQAGLFTEQVVRNMKQHCDLPIIFPLSNPSKQVEATPEDIIKWTNGEVVIATGSPFEPVEYNGKKIHIAQCNNSYIFPGIGLGVLSCNARRISDEMLMAASNALADSSPQARDVNAELLPPMTEISELSRNIALEVSKVAMNQGLALQLSEEVLMAKINDNFWEAEYRPYKRVSV, encoded by the coding sequence ACGAAACAATAGATGAACAAGTCGAACGGGCTTATATGCAATACAAGAGCTTTGATGAGCCGATAAATAAGCATATCTATTTACGCGCTATTCAAGACAATAATGAAACATTGTTCTTCCATTTATTACAGTCCCATATTGAAGAAATGCTACCTATCATTTACACACCTACCGTTGGTGATGCCTGTGAAAAATTTTCGGATATTTATCGTTCATCAAGAGGTCTCTTCATTAGCTATGAAGATCGCCATATGATTGATGATATTTTGCGTAACTCAACAAAACAAAATGTAAAAGTTATCGTGGTTACAGATGGTGAGAGAATTTTAGGCTTAGGTGACCAAGGCATAGGAGGTATGGGTATTCCTATAGGTAAACTTTCATTATATACCGCCTGCGGTGGTATTAGCCCTGCATACACATTACCAGTAATGTTGGATGTTGGTACTAATAACAAAAAATTACTGAATGATCCTATGTATATGGGGGCTAAACATGAACGTATCGGACAGCAGGAGTATGATGAATTTTTAGATTTATTTATTCAAGCCACACAGCGCCGCTGGCCTAAAGTTATGATTCAATTTGAAGACTTTGCACAGCCTAATGCAATGCCTTTGCTTAATAGGTACAGAGATCAGATATGTTGTTTTAATGATGATATTCAAGGGACAGCCTCTGTTACATTAGGCACCATATTGGCCGCTTGTCGAACTCGTGGTAGTAAGCTTTCTGATATGAAGGTTGTTTTTGTCGGTGGAGGTTCAGCAGGGTGTGGTATTGCTGAAATGCTAATCAAGCAAATGCGTATTGAAGGTCTTAGTGATACTAATGCACGTAAGCAAGTCTTTATGGTGGACAGAGATGGATTACTTACGCAAGGCATGAACGATTTACGTGATTTCCAAAGTGCACTAAAACAACCGCTATCTGCAATAGTTGATTGGCAATATAGCCGAGAATATGCATCGTTAATTGATGTGATTAATTGCGCTAAGCCTGATATTTTAGTTGGCGTATCTGGTCAGGCAGGCTTATTCACTGAACAAGTTGTGCGTAACATGAAGCAACACTGTGATTTACCCATCATATTTCCATTAAGTAATCCATCAAAGCAAGTTGAGGCGACACCTGAGGATATTATTAAATGGACAAATGGTGAGGTTGTTATCGCGACTGGAAGTCCATTCGAACCAGTAGAGTATAATGGTAAAAAAATTCATATTGCTCAATGTAATAATAGCTATATCTTTCCAGGAATAGGATTAGGTGTGCTGTCATGTAATGCACGTAGAATTAGTGATGAAATGCTTATGGCAGCGAGTAATGCATTGGCAGATTCTTCCCCGCAAGCTAGGGATGTTAATGCTGAATTATTACCCCCTATGACCGAAATAAGCGAACTGAGTCGTAATATCGCCTTAGAGGTCTCTAAAGTTGCTATGAATCAAGGGCTTGCATTGCAACTTTCTGAGGAAGTGTTGATGGCTAAGATAAACGATAACTTCTGGGAAGCTGAATATAGACCATACAAACGTGTCTCTGTATAA